TCCAGTGTGGGCAAATAAAAGTGGCCATGACATCGTAAAGCATGAAGAGGAAGGCGATGTGCTGAAGTTTTGGATTAAGAAGGCGTAGTATTTTTATAAATGTAGAGAGGTTGGTTATATGAACACAATATTAAGTACGCTTTTCATTGTACTTGCTGCATGGTTTGTTATTTCACGCTTTTTACCTGTGGAAAGGTGTTCAAAATATAAACGGAAAAGAATTAAAAAGTATAGTAGGAAAACAGGGAAAGTACTTTATCGATGTTCGTACAGTAGGTGAATATAGAGGAAATCATATGAAAGGATTTCAAAATATCCCGCTAAATGACTTAGCTAGTAAGACAAATCAATTAGATAAGAATAGGGAAGTAATCGTTATTTGTCAGAGCGGAATGAGAAGTAAACAAGCAGCGAAAATGTTAAAAAAATTAGGATTTCAGCATGTTATCAATGTTTCAGGCGGGATGAATGGTTTGTGAGGAGGAAATGTAAAATGAAAGAAATGATAGCAAAAGAATTAGAAGAAAAATTGTTACGTAAAGAAGCAGTAAATATCGTAGACGTACGTGAAGTAGAAGAAGTAGCTGAAGGGAAAATTCCAGAAGCGTGTAACATTCCACTAGGGCTGTTAGAATTTCGTATGCATGAGTTGGATAAAAAGAAAGAGTATATTATCGTTTGTCGTTCTGGCGGAAGAAGTGCAAGGGCAGTTCAATTTTTAGAAGGTTACGGTTTTCGAGTGATTAATATGGTAGGTGGTATGTTAGCGTGGGAAGGTAAAGTAGAATAGGGCGAGACGATTTTTTATAAAAATAAAAATACCCCTATAGGTAATTGGAGGGAGAACAACATGGAACAACAGAAGAAAACAACAATCGTTTTATTTAGCGGAGATTATGATAAAGCGATGGCTGCTTATATTATTGCAAATGGTGCAGCTGCTTATGATCAAGAGGTAACTATTTTTCATACTTTCTGGGGATTAAATGCTTTAAGGAAAGATGAACATGTAGAGGTAAAGAAAACTTTCATAGAAAAAGTGTTTGGGAAGATGATGCCACGCGGCGCTGATAAGATGGGATTATCAAAAATGAATTTTGCAGGTATGGGACCAAAGATGATTAAAGGTATTATGAAAAAACATAATGCGATGCCATTACCAGATTTAATTGATTTGGCGAAAGAACAGGGGATCAAACTTGTAGCTTGTCAAATGACAGTAGATTTATTAGGGTTAAAAGAGGAAGAGATTATGGAAGGGGTAGAGTTTGCAGGAGTAGGAGCTTATTTAGCAGATGCTTCGGATGGGAATGTGAACTTATTCATTTAAATCACCTTCTTTTTAGAAGGCGGGGGATATAAGATGAGTTTAGTCGTATTACTTTTTATAATTGGGTTTATAGGATCGTTTATATCAGGAATGGTTGGAATTGGCGGTGCGATTATTAATTATCCGATGATTTTATACATTCCGGTATTACTAGGATTTACTGGCTATACTGCACATGAAGTGAGTGGTATTACAGCGGTGCAAGTATTCTTTGCAACTTTTGCAGGGGCATGGGCTTATCGGAAAAGTAATGATATGGATAAAACGCTCGTTGTGTATATGGGAGCTAGTATATTAATAGGAAGTTTTATAGGTAGTTTTGGTGCTAATGCATTAGAGGAACATACGGTCAATGTTGTTTATGCAGCGTTAGCAACAATTGCTGCTATTATGATGTTCGTACCGAAACGAAATAATGGTGATGAACTGAAATATAATAAATGGTTAGCAAGCTTGTTAGCGTTTATTGTAGGTGGAGCATCAGGTATTATAGGTGCTGGAGGTTCGTTCCTTTTAGTTCCAATTATGCTAGTCATTTTAAAATTGCCAATACGTAGAACAATAGCAACATCTATTGCTATTACGTTTATTTCCTCAGTAGGGATTACAACTGGAAAAGTAATAACTGGGCAAGTAGTTGTAATGCCAGCTCTTATTATTGCGATTGCAAGTATCTTTGCTGCGCCGCTTGGAGCGCGAGTTGGGAAAAGGATCAATCAAAAAGCACTACAATATATGTTATCGATTTTGATTGTAGGAACTGCTGTTAAAATGTGGATTGATATGATATCGAAATAAAAGGATGGTGCTGCTTGCAGCCCATCCTTTTATTTATGCCCAAATCACTTTCATTAAGTTTTTGTATTCGTCATTTGCTAATTTATATAGCATTCTCGTATGTTCAAAGACAAGCGCTGGATTAAAGTTTGGTTCTGAGAATGCAAGAGATGTTGAAATATCAATTGCATTTTGCTTGTTTAATGTGAATTTTGCAAATCGATAAGATGTGTTTAATTCATTAATAACGTGCAAAATATCATTTGTTGCTGTTGCATCAGGTACGTGAGCAACATTGAAGCAGTATATATCTACAGTAGGATGTTCGTTTTGGAAAGCAGCGATAAGTTGAATTTTTGCGCCAGCTTCTGTCTCTAACCCTACTGAAAAATGAACAGAACCATCATTTTCATCTATATTTTCTTCCATGTATATATCGTTGGATTTTAAGTAGTCTTTAAAATCTGAGATGTTATGTTTTACTGCAGCTTTCATATGTATGAGCCCCCTGATAATTGGAATAGATTGCTATTATTTATTATAATTTAAAAATATTAAAAAAGATAGTTGGAAAGTTCTGATTTTTAATTGTGAATAATAAAGAAGCAGTACTCTACCTCCATAGAGAACTGCTTCTTTATTATTCATTGTCGTTAGACGATGTTTCTTTGTCTTCATTGCTATTTTTTGATTCATTGTTACTTGATTCGCGTTCACTTGAATTTTCAGACTTAGATTCTTTTGTTTTCTCTGTACTTGTTTTTTTCGAATCAGAGTCTGTTTTTGTATATGCAGGTAATCCAAGATGAGTACGAAGATCATTTGTAACTTTTGCTAATTCTTTTTTATCTGGGTTGTAGAAATATGTTCGGCCGCCACCAGCAGATTTGCTACATGTATCGTCGCCTTTTTCCATATAGCAGTCGTCACCTTGGATTTGTAATTTCTCAATTGAAGAATCCGCCCCATATTTATAGAATGAAAGCATATCATCAAATGTTAAGTTTGTAACGAATTGTCCGTTAATATCATCAATGATATTACCAACTTTTGTTACAGATCCAACGCTTGTTAGTTTCTCTAAAATTGCTTCAATAACGAGCTGTTGGCGTTGTCCACGCATTGCATCACTATCGATGTGGCGCGTTCTAGCAAGAGCAAGAGCTTCTTCACTATTTAGTTTTTGAACGCCTTTCTTCAGGTGAATTGCATCAGCGTTATCATTACTATCTTGTTCAGTAAATTCAACTGGTACATCAACTTCAATACCGCCTAAATCGTCGACAATTTTCATAAATGATTTGAAGTTAAACTTTACAAAGTAATCAACAGGAACATTTAGTAATTTTTCAACTGCATCAATACTCGCTTGTGGTCCACCATCTTTTCCGTTTTTAGTAGAACCATATGCATGAGCGTGTGTAATTTTATCTTTTTTCTTTTCCACTGGAATATACGTATATGTATCTCGTGGAATACTTAATAGTTTTACAGTTTTGCTATCTTTATTAAACGTTGCAAGCAATAGTGCGTCCGTTCTTATAGCTTCACCATATTCTTTTCCTCGGACATCGCTTTCATCAACACCCATTACTAAGACAGAGACATTGTTTGTAATAGGTTTTACAGCTTTATCACGTAAATCAGATTTATCACCGCGTGCTAAATCGTGTGCGGCATTTCGAACAGCAGAAGATGCTTTATTTACTAAAAACCAAGTATAACCGCCACCTACTATTAAAAAGAATAGAATAACGCTTATAATAATTTTTATTTTTTTCTTACTTTTTTTCGGTTTACTGCGTGTATTTTCTTGCAAAGATGGGTTTTGCTCCATTTCCTGTACTCCTTCATTTGGATTGAAATACGACACTCATATCCACTTATTATAATGAAATTTAGCGAAAAAAACATTACAAAACATTTACATTTCGTAAAAATTCAATATATTTATAAAAAGTCAGATATTCTATATTATATTTTTTAGATGTAGAATAAGTATAAGTTGTTTTAGTAGAAATGAAAATATGTATTGTGAGAAAGTGATAGAGAAGTAAGATTTGTTGAAATATAGCCAAGAAGAAACGAGTAGGTTTACTTATTTCTTCTATATAATAAAGAAGAAATTTACGGATAAAGGAGAGAGCATAATGAATCATACATCATTCCGAGCAATTGTTGTGAACGAAACAGAAAGTAAGCAGTTTGTAAGAAACGTTGTAGCGAGAGAAGTAAGTAGTTTACCTGAAGGGGACGTATTCATACAGGTTCATTATTCCTCATTAAATTATAAAGATGCTCTTTCAGCCACAGGTAATAAAGGTGTTACGAGAATATATCCTCATACGCCAGGAATTGATGCAGCAGGAGTGGTTGTGAGTAGTAAAGATGCTACCATTAAGGCAGGAGATCAAGTCATTGTAACGGGATATGATTTAGGGATGAATACTTCTGGTGGTTTCGGAGAGTATATTCGCGTGCCGGCGTCTTGGATTGTTCCTTTACCAGAGGAAATGTCATTAAAGGAAAGTATGATGTACGGGACAGCAGGTTTTACAGCTGCTTTATCAGTATATAAGCTTATTGGAGCAGGTATAACGCCAAGTATGGGAGATGTACTAGTAACGGGTGCTACAGGGGGCGTAGGGAGTGTAGCTGTTAGTATTTTAAGTAAATTAGGATTTAACGTAGTAGGAGCGACAGGGAAAATGGAAGAGGAAGAGATGCTACTACGTCTAGGAGCGAAAAAAGTGATTCATCGCGCGGAATTGAATGATGAATCAGGAAGACCAATGCTTCAAGGAATATACGCTGGGGTTATCGATACTGTAGGTGGACATATGTTAGAAACAGCTTTAAAAACGGTAAAGTATGGTGGTTGTGTAACGACGTGCGGTAATGTGGCAGGACAGGAATTACAAACGACGGTATATCCGTTTATTTTGCGAGGCATAAGCCTGTTAGGAATAGATTCTGTGCAATGTCCAGTCGATGTGAGAAGAGATGTGTGGACGCTCTTAGCAAATGAATGGGGAAATAAAGAGTTACGATCTTATACAGAAGAATGTATATTAGAAGAGTTAGATGAAAAGTTTACACTTATATTGCAAGGAAGGTTAAAAGGAAGAACAGTTATAAATATGAAATGAAAAGAGAGACGCTTACATTAGCGTCTCTTTCCTATTATAATGATTGTTTTAAATTGATTTTACCTTGTTCACCTAAAACACCATCAGCAATATTTACAGCGTGATCACCAATACGCTCTAAGTTGCTTACCATATCAACGTAGATGATACTTGCATCACCTGAACAGCTACGTTCGTTTAGACGTAATACGTGACGTTTACGAAGAACACGTTCCATTTGGTCAATTTTACGTTCTTTTGCAATAACCGTTTGAGCTAGTTCAGTGTCGAAGTTTGTTAAAGCATTAATTGCATCTTGTAATGTTGAGATTGTTAACTCGAGCATTTCATTTAATTCAGCTAGTGCTTCGTTTGATAGGGAAACACGGTTTGAAATTTGGAAATCAACAAGTTCTACAAGGTTTTCTACATGATCACCGACACGTTCAATATCGCCAACAACACCTGCTAGAACTGAATGCTTCTCAGAGTCTGTTGGTGAAAGTGGCTTTTCTGATAGTAAAACTAAATACTCGGTAATTTTTTTATCTAAATTGTTAATAGCTCCTTCTAATTGAGTAGCCATGTCAACGTGTTTTTTATCTTGTGTGTTTAAAAATTGGTTTGCTTCTTTTAATCCATGTAATGAAAACTCAGCCATACGAATAATCTCTTTTTGTGCTTCAGTTAAAGCGATAGCTGGAGATTGTTCAATAAAGATTGGATTTAAATGTTGCGGTTTGAAATCAATAGCAGCATCTTCCCCGCGAATAATTTTCGTTACAATCCATGCTAATACAGCGATGAATGGGAACTGAATAATTGTATTCGTTACGTTAAATGTTCCGTGTGCAAATGCAATTGTCATTTCTGGATTTAAGTTTAATGACGTTTGGAAGTATTGAATTAAATTTGTAAAAGGTATTAATAAAATTGTAAAGATGATTGTACCGACAATATTAAAGATAACGTGAACTAATGCTGCGCGTCTTGCAGCAATTGAAGTACCGATTGCTGCTAATACAGCTGTAATTGTTGTACCGATGTTATCACCAAATAATACAGGAAGGGCAGCTTGTAAATCGATTGCACCTTGACCGAATAGTTCTTGTAAAATACCGATTGTTGCACTTGAGCTTTGTACAATTAAAGTGAAGACTGTACCAACAACAATACCTAGAATTGGATTATCACTCATGCTAACCGTTAATTCTTGGAATGATTCTAAAGAGCGAAGAGGCTTCATACCTGTGCTCATTAATTCTAAACCGAAGAATAACATACCAAAACCGAATATAACTTGACCTAAAGAATGTACTTTTTTATTTTTAAAGAAGAATAGTAAGATAGCTCCAACTGCCATAATTGGAAGAGCATATTCTCCGATTTTAATTCCGATAATAAATGCAGTAACTGTCGTACCGATGTTCGCACCCATAATAACACCGATTGCTTGTCTTAATGTCATAAACCCAGCACTTACAAGTCCGACTGTTAAAGCGGTTGTTCCTGAACTTGATTGGATTAATACGGTAACTAACATACCTGCTAGTACACCCATCAGTGGGTTTGTTGTAAAACGATCTAGAATATCGCGAAGACGATCTCCAGCTGCTTGTTGCAGTCCATCGCCCATGTATTTAATCCCGAATAAGAAAATCCCTAATCCACCAATGAACTGGAAGATCATATCTTGAACATTGTATTCCACGCATTCCACTCCTTAAATTTCATGTACGATGTAATTATTAACTAAACCGTGAGCCACTGTAAACGATTTATCAGTAAAATTTACACTAAATTTACAAAGGGATAAAAAGTTTACAATTCTTTAAAGAAACAGCTGTATTTTATTGGTTTTTATCTTTTGTAAATCGTATTTTTGTAAAAAAATCACACTTTTTAGAAAAGTGATGTTCGGTTGAATATCAAAGAAAGCGTCTGCGAGTTCATCGTATATTTTTTGATGAAAGTTAAAAAAATATGTAGGGAAATGCATGTAGTTTTATAACGTCAAAAATACGTAAAAAAGCCACTGGAATTATCCAGCAGCTTTTTCCGTATTTTTATCACCATGCTTTTGTTTTTTTACACTTGTAATGTAAATGAACAGGAAAGCAATAAGTAGTAGAGAGGAATAACGATATACAGTTGCGTAGTTTGTAAAATGTGCAATGAATCCAAAAATAATCGCGCCAGCACCAATGCCAAGGTCAAATGCTGAGAAGAATGTAGCTGTTGCGACTCCTCGTCGGTGCGGTGCTACTCGGTCGATCATCCACGCTTGTAGTGCAGGTTGAATGGCTCCGAAACCACTTCCGTAGCATGCTGCTGCAATAATTAAGCTTGGAATGGTAGTTGTATACGATAATAAAATAATCCCTGCAAACGTAATAATAACTCCTGGAATAATTACGAATGAATGACCTTTCGCATCATATAGCTTTCCGGAAAATGGACGAGTAACAGCGATTGCAAGTGCATTAAATAAGAAGAGGCTTATATCAGCAATGCCGACTTCCGTAGCAAATAACGTAATAAAGCTTCCGATTCCCCCGTACATTAATGTAATACATAATATTAATAATGAAGGAAGTAAAGCTTTGCGCTCAATAAATCCATCGAGAAAGGTACCAGATGTTTGCTTTGGTGGTTGTGGTGATTTTTTAATTTGAAGTAGTTTCGTTAATATTAATGAAACAATTGTACAGGAAAGTGCACATAAAAAAAGAATCGTGAAGTTATATGTTTGCATAAGCCAAAGTCCGATAAGTGGGCCGAGCGCCATTGCAATCGTTCCAGAAAGGCCGAAATATCCCATGCCCTCACCGCGGCGAGCTTGCGGAATTAAATCGGAAACGACAGTTCCATATGTAGTCGTTGTAATACCAAAACCGGCTCCGTGTAAAATTCGAACGGCAAGCAATAGGAAAACCGTTGAAGCGAAAAGATAACTACCCATAGCGAGTAAACAAATAGCAGTGCCAATCATTAAAATGATTTTTTTGCTGAATTTTTGCAAGGCATTTCCAGTTAGCGGTCTAACAAAAAGTGCTGCAACAGTAAACATACCGACAACAAATCCAATATTGGAACTTGTACCTCCAATTTCTTTCACATAAACAGGTAAAGTCGGAATTAACATTTGAAATCCTAAAAACATACATAAGTTTGCTAGAATTAGCGCGACAAATTCTTTCGTCCATAACGGTTCTCGTTTTACGAGTATTGCTTCTCCCATATATTCATCCCCTATATAAAAATTTCTCTTTTCTTTCGAGTATATGTATTGGCCAATGTAACAGTCAAGGAAGGTGCCTTGAAAACGTACAACAATTTTCGAGGTAAAAAACTGACAAATTTGTGGAAAGACTACACAACTATGAAAAAAAGATGTAAAGTATAGATGTATAGACTGGTAGTTGTTATGAATGATAGAAATTGTTTTTTCTTTAACGAAAGCGGATTCAAAAAGTAGTGAATGAGAAGGGGATATATACTTTTTCACTACATATATTTGAAAAGGTTTACAATATGATGAAGAAAGAGGCGTGTACATATGAGACGATTAGGTATTTCTATTTATCCAGAACATTCAACAGTAGAGAAAGATAAAGAGTATTTAACATTAGCAAGTAAATATGGATTTAATCGTGTATTCACATGTTTATTATCTGTAGATGGTGAAAAAGAAAAAATTATAGAAGAGTTTAAAGAAACGATTTCTCATGCAAATGCATTAGGATTCCAAGTGTTAGTTGATATTAGTCCAGCTGTTTTTGAGCAATTAGGTATTTCATATAACGATTTATCGTTTTTCCATGAACTAGGTGCGTACGGTATTCGTTTAGATGTTGGTTTCTCAGGATTAGAAGAATCAATTATGACTTACAATCCGTATGGCTTAAAAATTGAGATTAATATGAGTAACGGTACGAAGTATGTAGATAATATTATGAGCCATAGACCAAATCGTGAAAATTTAATTGGGTGCCATAATTTTTATCCGCATCGTTATTCTGGATTATCATACAATCATTTCATTACATGCTCGAAACAATTTAAAGATTACGGTATGAGAACAGCTGCTTTTATTTCATCATTTGATGCAACATATGGACCTTGGCCAGTAACAGAAGGATTATGTACGTTAGAGCAGCATCGTGAATTACCAATGACAACACAAGCGAAGCATTTATTTGCAACAGAATTAATTGATGATGTTATTATTGCGAACGCTTATGCACCAGAAGAAGAATTACAAGCACTAGGTGCATTAAATAAAGAGAAACAAACATTTGATATAGAGTTATATGATACAACGACAGAACTAGAAAGAATTATCGTATTAGACGAACCTCATTTTTATCGCGGGGATGTATCTGAATATATGATTCGCTCTACACAAAGCCGTGTGAAATATAAAAAAGAAGAGTTTAAACCTCATCATACACGTGAAATTAAGCGCGGCGATCTTCTAACTGATAATGAGCAATATGGCCAATATAAAGGTGAATTGCAAATTGCATTAAAAGATATGGTGAATACAGGAAAAACAAAT
This genomic window from Bacillus anthracis str. Vollum contains:
- a CDS encoding rhodanese-like domain-containing protein, whose protein sequence is MKEMIAKELEEKLLRKEAVNIVDVREVEEVAEGKIPEACNIPLGLLEFRMHELDKKKEYIIVCRSGGRSARAVQFLEGYGFRVINMVGGMLAWEGKVE
- a CDS encoding DsrE/DsrF/DrsH-like family protein codes for the protein MEQQKKTTIVLFSGDYDKAMAAYIIANGAAAYDQEVTIFHTFWGLNALRKDEHVEVKKTFIEKVFGKMMPRGADKMGLSKMNFAGMGPKMIKGIMKKHNAMPLPDLIDLAKEQGIKLVACQMTVDLLGLKEEEIMEGVEFAGVGAYLADASDGNVNLFI
- a CDS encoding sulfite exporter TauE/SafE family protein: MSLVVLLFIIGFIGSFISGMVGIGGAIINYPMILYIPVLLGFTGYTAHEVSGITAVQVFFATFAGAWAYRKSNDMDKTLVVYMGASILIGSFIGSFGANALEEHTVNVVYAALATIAAIMMFVPKRNNGDELKYNKWLASLLAFIVGGASGIIGAGGSFLLVPIMLVILKLPIRRTIATSIAITFISSVGITTGKVITGQVVVMPALIIAIASIFAAPLGARVGKRINQKALQYMLSILIVGTAVKMWIDMISK
- a CDS encoding LCP family protein, whose product is MEQNPSLQENTRSKPKKSKKKIKIIISVILFFLIVGGGYTWFLVNKASSAVRNAAHDLARGDKSDLRDKAVKPITNNVSVLVMGVDESDVRGKEYGEAIRTDALLLATFNKDSKTVKLLSIPRDTYTYIPVEKKKDKITHAHAYGSTKNGKDGGPQASIDAVEKLLNVPVDYFVKFNFKSFMKIVDDLGGIEVDVPVEFTEQDSNDNADAIHLKKGVQKLNSEEALALARTRHIDSDAMRGQRQQLVIEAILEKLTSVGSVTKVGNIIDDINGQFVTNLTFDDMLSFYKYGADSSIEKLQIQGDDCYMEKGDDTCSKSAGGGRTYFYNPDKKELAKVTNDLRTHLGLPAYTKTDSDSKKTSTEKTKESKSENSSERESSNNESKNSNEDKETSSNDNE
- a CDS encoding YhdH/YhfP family quinone oxidoreductase codes for the protein MNHTSFRAIVVNETESKQFVRNVVAREVSSLPEGDVFIQVHYSSLNYKDALSATGNKGVTRIYPHTPGIDAAGVVVSSKDATIKAGDQVIVTGYDLGMNTSGGFGEYIRVPASWIVPLPEEMSLKESMMYGTAGFTAALSVYKLIGAGITPSMGDVLVTGATGGVGSVAVSILSKLGFNVVGATGKMEEEEMLLRLGAKKVIHRAELNDESGRPMLQGIYAGVIDTVGGHMLETALKTVKYGGCVTTCGNVAGQELQTTVYPFILRGISLLGIDSVQCPVDVRRDVWTLLANEWGNKELRSYTEECILEELDEKFTLILQGRLKGRTVINMK
- a CDS encoding Na/Pi cotransporter family protein; this translates as MEYNVQDMIFQFIGGLGIFLFGIKYMGDGLQQAAGDRLRDILDRFTTNPLMGVLAGMLVTVLIQSSSGTTALTVGLVSAGFMTLRQAIGVIMGANIGTTVTAFIIGIKIGEYALPIMAVGAILLFFFKNKKVHSLGQVIFGFGMLFFGLELMSTGMKPLRSLESFQELTVSMSDNPILGIVVGTVFTLIVQSSSATIGILQELFGQGAIDLQAALPVLFGDNIGTTITAVLAAIGTSIAARRAALVHVIFNIVGTIIFTILLIPFTNLIQYFQTSLNLNPEMTIAFAHGTFNVTNTIIQFPFIAVLAWIVTKIIRGEDAAIDFKPQHLNPIFIEQSPAIALTEAQKEIIRMAEFSLHGLKEANQFLNTQDKKHVDMATQLEGAINNLDKKITEYLVLLSEKPLSPTDSEKHSVLAGVVGDIERVGDHVENLVELVDFQISNRVSLSNEALAELNEMLELTISTLQDAINALTNFDTELAQTVIAKERKIDQMERVLRKRHVLRLNERSCSGDASIIYVDMVSNLERIGDHAVNIADGVLGEQGKINLKQSL
- a CDS encoding MFS transporter, which produces MGEAILVKREPLWTKEFVALILANLCMFLGFQMLIPTLPVYVKEIGGTSSNIGFVVGMFTVAALFVRPLTGNALQKFSKKIILMIGTAICLLAMGSYLFASTVFLLLAVRILHGAGFGITTTTYGTVVSDLIPQARRGEGMGYFGLSGTIAMALGPLIGLWLMQTYNFTILFLCALSCTIVSLILTKLLQIKKSPQPPKQTSGTFLDGFIERKALLPSLLILCITLMYGGIGSFITLFATEVGIADISLFLFNALAIAVTRPFSGKLYDAKGHSFVIIPGVIITFAGIILLSYTTTIPSLIIAAACYGSGFGAIQPALQAWMIDRVAPHRRGVATATFFSAFDLGIGAGAIIFGFIAHFTNYATVYRYSSLLLIAFLFIYITSVKKQKHGDKNTEKAAG
- a CDS encoding DUF871 domain-containing protein, with the translated sequence MRRLGISIYPEHSTVEKDKEYLTLASKYGFNRVFTCLLSVDGEKEKIIEEFKETISHANALGFQVLVDISPAVFEQLGISYNDLSFFHELGAYGIRLDVGFSGLEESIMTYNPYGLKIEINMSNGTKYVDNIMSHRPNRENLIGCHNFYPHRYSGLSYNHFITCSKQFKDYGMRTAAFISSFDATYGPWPVTEGLCTLEQHRELPMTTQAKHLFATELIDDVIIANAYAPEEELQALGALNKEKQTFDIELYDTTTELERIIVLDEPHFYRGDVSEYMIRSTQSRVKYKKEEFKPHHTREIKRGDLLTDNEQYGQYKGELQIALKDMVNTGKTNVVGRIVEEEIFLLDYLQAWDKFGFTLKR